GCCCACGTACCGAACTCTTGTCAACACTTGTTTCCTAAATGAACTTGGTGTTTCATAGCGACGGTCCGAGACGGCATCCGACAGCGAGGGAGAGGGATGGAAACGCCACCGCAAGAGGGTCAGTCCGGTGATCCCGGAACTGAGATCGGTGGTCGAATCCGGCAAGCCCGGCTCGCTCATCGCCTCACGCTCGCGGACCTCGCCGACGCCAGCGGCCTGACCAAAGGGTTCATCTCGAAGCTGGAGCGCAACCAGGCCAACGTCTCGGTCGCGTCCCTGATCCGGATCTGCGACGCGCTCGACCTCCAGCCGGGCGAGCTGTTCGAGGCGCCGCCGGGTCAGGTCGTACGCCATGACGCCTATCCGCCGATCAACTTCGGCGGCAGCGAGATGACCGAGTACCTGCTCACGCCGCAAAGTGAGCACCGACTGCAGGCGATCCTCAGCGAGATCCGGCCTGGGGGCGGAAGCGGGCCGGAGCAGTACGAACTGCCGGCAGACGTGGAGTTCGTACTGGTCTTGGACGGCGAGCTCGAGGTGGAGCTCGGAGCCGACACCGTTTCCCTTGCCAAGGGCGATGCGATGACGTTCTCGGCGGAGACCAAGCACACCTTCCGAAACCCGAATGCCGACACCGGCGCACGGGTGCTGTGGGTGTTCTCGCCTGCCCTCCCCGTGTCCGAGTGAACTTTGCCGCTGCATTGATGGAGAACACATGACGAGCAATATCGACCACCCGGCCGCCGCGACTGTCGGACCTGTCGACGCGTCCGTCGTGCCGCGATTCGCCGGCATCGCGACGTTCGCCCGGTTGCCCCGGATCGAAGAGGTGCAAGCGTGTGACATCGCCGTCGTCGGCGCGCCGTTCGACTCGGGCGTTTCGTACCGTCCCGGTGCGCGGTTCGGGTCGGCTGCCGTCCGCGAAGCGAGTCGACTGCTTCGTCCGTACCACCCCGACCTCGACACCGAGCCGTTTGCGAACGCGCAGGTCGCCGACGCGGGAGACATCGCGTGCAATCCGTTCGACATCAGCGAGGCGGTCGCATCGGTGGAGGCGGGCGCCGATCGGCTACTCGATGCGGGTGCGCGCTTGGCGGTCATCGGTGGAGACCACACGATCGCACTGCCGATGCTTCGCTGCATGGCGCGGCGGCACGGACCGGTCGCCCTGCTCCACTTCGACGCACACCTTGACACCTGGGACACGTACTTCGGTGCGCCGTACACGCATGGGACGCCCTTCCGTCGCGCCTCCGAGGAGGGTCTATTGGATCCGACGGCACTGTGCCACGTCGGCACCCGCGGGCCCCTCTACGCGCGCAGCGACTTGGACGATGACGCACGGATGGGATTCGGGATCGTCACCTCGAACGACGTGATGAGGCGTGGTGTCGACTCGGTGATCGAGCAGCTCAGATCCCGGATCGGTGATCGCCCGCTCTACATCTCGGTCGACATCGACGTGCTCGACCCGTCGCATGCGCCCGGTACGGGCACGCCCGAGGCCGGCGGCCTCACCAGTCGAGAGCTGCTGTGCATCTTGCGCGGACTTGCCGGTCTGAAGGTCGTGTCGAGCGATGTCGTCGAGGTCTCGCCCGCGTACGACCACGCAGACGTGACTGCGGTCGCTGCATCCCATGTGACCTACGATCTGATCTCCCTGATGAGCATGGCGGGTGGGGATTCCGCGAAGGCCGAGAAGGCGACCTGATGACGTACGGGCAGAGTCGCATTGGCGGCGACCTCCTGGTGGAGTCGCTGGCTGCCGTAGGCACTGGTGTCGCGTTCGGCGTACCCGGGCAACATGCATTGGGTACGTTCGACGCGCTTCGCCGATCGGGCCTGCGATATGTCGGCAACCGTACGGAGCTCTGCGCGGCGTACGCCGCTGACGGGTATGCGAGGCGATCCGGTTTCCCGGGCGTCGTGCTCGTATCGACCGGCCCCGGTGCGCTCGGTACCCTGCCGGCGCTGCAGGAGTCGGCGGCCGCCTCGGTCCCTGTCGTGGTGATCGCGAGCCAGATCCCGCAGGCCGGCCTGGGCAAGCACCAGGGATACCTCCACGAACTCAGCGACCAGCGCGCCGCAGCTCGCGGCATCGTCAAGGACGCACAGTTGGTCCGAAACCACGGGAGCATCGCCGGCGCCGTCGTCCAGGCGTGGGAGGAAGCGTTGACGCCTCCGCATGGTCCGGTCTGGCTGGAGATTCCGCAGGACATCCTGTTGCAGCCCACGGACCTACCGCCCGTCGAGGCCCTGAACTTCGAACCAGGTGACAGATCTGCCCGATCAGAGCTCATCGGTCAAGCTGCGCGGCGCCTGAACGAGGCGCGACAGCCGGCCATCATCGCGGGCGGAGGCGTCGTCCGTGCCGGCGCAGAGGCTGCGCTCCTCGAACTGGCCGAGCGTGTACGAGCTCCGACCGTGACGACGTTCGGAGCGAACGCCGCCTTCCCGCGCAACCATCCCCTTGCCATGCAGTCATGGCTCGAAGACCAGTACACGACCGAGTTCCTGGAGGAAGCCGACGTCCTTGTCGTCGTCGGCAGCGGGCTCGGGGAGCTGACGTCCAACTACCACACACTTCGTCCGCGAGGCGCGATCATTCACATCGATGCGAGCCAGGACAAGCTCGGGGCGAACCATCCGTCGTTGAGCATTCACGCGGACGCCGAGGCAGCACTTGTCGACCTCGCCGCCAACGTGCAGCGAAGGCAGCCCGATGGCGTGGCCGAACGCCGAGTCGCGGACCTCCTCACCCGCATCCGCGCTCGTTTGCACGACCAACATCTCGAGCATGAAGAGGGGCTTCTGACGGCCGTTCGCAATGCGATCGACTCCGTGCAGCTCGCCGACATCCCGAGCTACTGGGACATGACCATGCTTGCGTACTGGGCTTGGTCTTCCTGGGACGGTAAGCGCTCGGGAGCCATGCAATCCGCACAAGGTAGCGGAGGGCTCGGGTACGCGTACCCCGCAGCGGTCGGTGCCGCCGCGGGCGGAGACGGGCCGGTTCTGGCGGTATCCGGTGACGGTGGCGCAGCGTACGGGCTCGCGGAGCTGGCAACCGCTCGCCAGCACGAACTCGATGTCACCTGGCTGATCGTCGACGACGGCGGTTACGGCATCCTGCGCGAGTACATGGTCGACGCGTTCGGCGAAGCGTACGCAACCGAGTTGACCCGACCGGACTTCGTGCAACTCGCCCAGTCGTTCGGCATTCCCGCCGTCGCGAGCAGCCCTTCGACGCTCGAGGCCGACCTCGCAGCCGCCCTTTCCGCAGCCGGTCCGAGCGTGGTCGTACTCGAGACCGAAATCCGCATGTTCGAGCCGACCCACCGCCGAGAGTCATCCGCGTCTTGAAGCGCCTATGAGTCAGGGTCGCGGGTCGAGCTCACCGTCCGACCCGCGACTCCAGGTCGGCGGCGTACTTGCGGATCGTCTCGCCGAGCTCGGCGACGGGATGCGAGCGGGGGTCGGTGGCGATTCCGGTCGTTGAGATCGCGCCGATGATCCGACCGTCTCCGCTTCTCACACCGGCAGCGACGCAGAAGATCCCGGCGAGGTCCTCTTCGTCGTCAACCGCATAGCCGTTGGCGCGTACCTTCTCGAGCTCGGAGAGCAACGTGTCGAGCTCGGTGATCGTATGCGCGGTTCGCCTCGGTAGACCTTCGACCTCCACGATGCTTCGGACCTGGTCCTCGGGGAGGTCAGCGAGGATGACCTTGCCTGCGGCGCTGGAGTGCGGCGCCTCTCTGCCGCCGAGTGGCGTGTCGAAGCGGACGATTCCGGGTCCGTCGACGCGGGCAACGAAGACCGGGTAACCGTGCTCTGCGATGGCGAGTCGGGTCGTCAGGCCCGACTCGCGGGCGAGGGTCGAGAGTACCGGCCGAGCCACCTCGGCGATCGGGACCTGTTTTGAGGCGATGTCGCCGAGCTTGATGAGACCGGTGCCGAGTACGAACCGTGGGCCGGGCACTTCGGCGACGAGGCCGTGTGCCTCGAGGGTGCGTAACAGCGCGTGAGCGGTACTACGTGCGACGCCGAGTTCGGCGGCGATAGCGCTGAGGCTGGCTC
The sequence above is drawn from the Nocardioidaceae bacterium SCSIO 66511 genome and encodes:
- the speB gene encoding agmatinase, giving the protein MTSNIDHPAAATVGPVDASVVPRFAGIATFARLPRIEEVQACDIAVVGAPFDSGVSYRPGARFGSAAVREASRLLRPYHPDLDTEPFANAQVADAGDIACNPFDISEAVASVEAGADRLLDAGARLAVIGGDHTIALPMLRCMARRHGPVALLHFDAHLDTWDTYFGAPYTHGTPFRRASEEGLLDPTALCHVGTRGPLYARSDLDDDARMGFGIVTSNDVMRRGVDSVIEQLRSRIGDRPLYISVDIDVLDPSHAPGTGTPEAGGLTSRELLCILRGLAGLKVVSSDVVEVSPAYDHADVTAVAASHVTYDLISLMSMAGGDSAKAEKAT
- a CDS encoding XRE family transcriptional regulator, which codes for METPPQEGQSGDPGTEIGGRIRQARLAHRLTLADLADASGLTKGFISKLERNQANVSVASLIRICDALDLQPGELFEAPPGQVVRHDAYPPINFGGSEMTEYLLTPQSEHRLQAILSEIRPGGGSGPEQYELPADVEFVLVLDGELEVELGADTVSLAKGDAMTFSAETKHTFRNPNADTGARVLWVFSPALPVSE
- a CDS encoding IclR family transcriptional regulator — its product is MTEPKSRVQSVDRAALALEFLGAGDAAGASLSAIAAELGVARSTAHALLRTLEAHGLVAEVPGPRFVLGTGLIKLGDIASKQVPIAEVARPVLSTLARESGLTTRLAIAEHGYPVFVARVDGPGIVRFDTPLGGREAPHSSAAGKVILADLPEDQVRSIVEVEGLPRRTAHTITELDTLLSELEKVRANGYAVDDEEDLAGIFCVAAGVRSGDGRIIGAISTTGIATDPRSHPVAELGETIRKYAADLESRVGR
- a CDS encoding thiamine pyrophosphate-binding protein, which encodes MTYGQSRIGGDLLVESLAAVGTGVAFGVPGQHALGTFDALRRSGLRYVGNRTELCAAYAADGYARRSGFPGVVLVSTGPGALGTLPALQESAAASVPVVVIASQIPQAGLGKHQGYLHELSDQRAAARGIVKDAQLVRNHGSIAGAVVQAWEEALTPPHGPVWLEIPQDILLQPTDLPPVEALNFEPGDRSARSELIGQAARRLNEARQPAIIAGGGVVRAGAEAALLELAERVRAPTVTTFGANAAFPRNHPLAMQSWLEDQYTTEFLEEADVLVVVGSGLGELTSNYHTLRPRGAIIHIDASQDKLGANHPSLSIHADAEAALVDLAANVQRRQPDGVAERRVADLLTRIRARLHDQHLEHEEGLLTAVRNAIDSVQLADIPSYWDMTMLAYWAWSSWDGKRSGAMQSAQGSGGLGYAYPAAVGAAAGGDGPVLAVSGDGGAAYGLAELATARQHELDVTWLIVDDGGYGILREYMVDAFGEAYATELTRPDFVQLAQSFGIPAVASSPSTLEADLAAALSAAGPSVVVLETEIRMFEPTHRRESSAS